In Terriglobia bacterium, the following proteins share a genomic window:
- the uvrA gene encoding excinuclease ABC subunit UvrA translates to MSVDPNESIVVRGARVHNLKNIDFEVPHNALTVVTGVSGSGKSSLAFDTVYAEGQRRYVESLSAYARQFLERIEKPDVDLIDGIAPAIAIRQKNSTRNPRSTVATATELYDYLRLLYARVGRTFCKQCGAEVKKDTVDEIAQTILALDAGTRLNAVFPVRRAPVGEAGVLENRGAGKTKLRGKKAKAEAEAAALAADAALRERLFDLRKKGFNRLFQNNQVFEFSTPESLLDIDFTQPLFVLVDRIVVGPDQRSRIVEAVEQANRESGEVVFLQALREPGEPNDPAAPGKQPKQYRFSNKFECKNDGTVYQEPEPRLFSFNNPFGACPRCQGFGNTIDFDLNLVIPDSNKTLGEGAIEPWTKPKYRTLQSDLRKFAKLNDIPMDIPWADLDRDHQQMVLEGDGKFPGVQGFFSLLERKKYKLHVRVFLSRYRGYAQCPECGGGRLRADALQVKVEGKNIREATSLTVEQAAQFFDNLNLSREHTDIAGKILEQIQERLKYLNDVGLEYLTLDRLSSTLSGGEAQRIQLATSLGSRLVGALYVLDEPSIGLHSRDTARLITILHELRNLGNTILVVEHDADVMRASDRILDLGPGAGEHGGRLVAAATYEDLKKLPASLTGRYLSHELRIQFPQNRRTPGVPKLRVEGARAHNLKNINVDIPLGMLVAVTGVSGSGKSTLVHNVLYEALAAEKGITAGPGPAAHGFKNVTGGQYVADVVLVDQSPIGRTPRSNPVTYIKAFDVIREVFASVPEAVKRGFSAGHFSFNIPGGRCETCQGDGTVTVEMQFLADVELICEECKGARYMPTVLAIRYKGKNIHEVLNLTVREAMHFFSGHPKITDKLRVLEEVGLGYLRLGQSATTLSGGEAQRMKLAAHLMPAGRPRAFASGSETDEEREQRKQARAGKGTLYIFDEPTTGLHFDDVSKLLAAFRKLIEAGGSVLVIEHNLDVIKTADWVIDLGPEGGARGGEVVVTGSPETVAKCSKSHTGKWLSRVLRDEASRSNGHK, encoded by the coding sequence ATGTCTGTTGACCCCAATGAAAGCATCGTTGTCCGCGGCGCGCGGGTGCACAACCTCAAGAACATTGATTTTGAGGTGCCGCACAACGCGCTGACCGTGGTGACCGGGGTCTCCGGGTCAGGCAAGTCGTCCTTGGCCTTTGACACCGTGTACGCCGAAGGCCAGCGCCGCTATGTGGAATCCCTTTCCGCATACGCACGACAATTTCTCGAGCGCATTGAAAAGCCGGACGTGGACCTGATTGACGGCATCGCTCCGGCCATCGCCATCCGGCAGAAGAACTCCACGCGCAACCCGCGGTCCACCGTCGCCACCGCGACCGAGCTTTACGACTACCTGCGTCTGCTCTACGCCCGCGTCGGCCGAACGTTCTGCAAACAATGCGGCGCTGAAGTCAAGAAAGACACGGTGGACGAGATCGCCCAGACGATTCTTGCGCTGGACGCCGGCACTCGCCTGAACGCCGTCTTTCCGGTGCGTCGCGCCCCAGTCGGCGAAGCAGGGGTGCTCGAAAACCGGGGTGCCGGAAAAACGAAGCTTCGCGGAAAAAAAGCCAAAGCCGAGGCTGAAGCCGCCGCCCTAGCGGCCGACGCCGCCCTGCGCGAACGGCTCTTTGATCTTCGCAAAAAAGGCTTCAACCGCCTCTTTCAGAACAATCAGGTCTTTGAGTTTTCCACCCCCGAATCCCTGCTGGATATTGACTTCACTCAGCCGCTGTTCGTGCTGGTGGACCGCATCGTCGTTGGGCCGGACCAGCGCTCGCGCATCGTGGAAGCGGTGGAGCAGGCGAATCGCGAATCCGGCGAAGTCGTCTTCCTACAAGCGCTCCGCGAGCCTGGGGAGCCCAACGATCCAGCTGCGCCAGGCAAACAGCCCAAACAGTATCGTTTCTCCAACAAGTTTGAATGCAAGAATGACGGCACGGTCTATCAGGAGCCGGAGCCCCGGCTGTTTTCCTTCAACAATCCGTTTGGCGCGTGCCCGCGCTGCCAGGGTTTCGGCAACACCATTGATTTTGATTTGAACCTGGTCATCCCCGACAGCAACAAGACTCTCGGCGAAGGCGCCATTGAGCCCTGGACCAAGCCCAAGTATCGTACGCTGCAATCCGACTTGCGGAAGTTTGCCAAGCTGAATGACATTCCCATGGACATCCCGTGGGCGGACCTGGATCGCGACCACCAGCAGATGGTCCTTGAAGGCGACGGCAAGTTTCCCGGCGTACAAGGCTTCTTCAGCCTGCTGGAGCGCAAGAAGTACAAGCTGCATGTGCGCGTTTTCCTGAGCCGGTACCGCGGATACGCGCAGTGTCCCGAGTGTGGCGGCGGGCGGCTGCGCGCGGACGCCCTTCAAGTAAAGGTTGAAGGCAAGAATATCCGCGAAGCCACGTCGCTCACCGTGGAGCAGGCAGCACAGTTCTTCGACAACTTGAACCTTTCCCGCGAACATACTGATATCGCTGGCAAAATCCTGGAGCAAATCCAGGAGCGGCTGAAGTACTTAAATGACGTTGGCCTGGAATATTTGACGCTGGACCGCCTCTCGTCCACGCTGTCCGGCGGTGAAGCCCAGCGGATTCAACTGGCGACATCGCTGGGCTCACGACTCGTCGGCGCGCTGTACGTGCTGGATGAGCCTTCCATCGGGCTACACAGTCGCGACACTGCGCGGCTCATCACCATCCTGCATGAGCTGCGCAATCTGGGGAACACCATTCTTGTGGTGGAGCATGATGCCGACGTGATGCGCGCCTCTGACCGCATTCTTGATCTGGGCCCCGGCGCCGGCGAACACGGCGGCCGCCTGGTGGCCGCAGCAACCTATGAAGACCTGAAGAAGTTGCCCGCTTCCCTGACCGGACGCTATCTCAGCCACGAACTGCGCATACAGTTTCCCCAGAACCGCCGCACGCCCGGCGTGCCCAAGCTGCGCGTGGAAGGCGCGCGCGCCCATAATCTGAAAAACATCAACGTGGATATTCCGCTGGGCATGCTGGTCGCCGTGACCGGCGTCTCGGGGTCAGGTAAGTCCACGCTGGTGCACAACGTTTTGTATGAAGCCCTGGCGGCGGAAAAAGGAATCACCGCCGGCCCCGGACCCGCCGCCCACGGATTCAAAAACGTCACCGGCGGACAATACGTAGCCGACGTTGTGCTGGTGGACCAATCGCCCATTGGCCGCACGCCGCGTTCTAATCCTGTGACATACATCAAGGCCTTTGACGTGATCCGCGAAGTGTTTGCCTCGGTCCCCGAGGCGGTGAAACGCGGCTTCAGCGCCGGGCATTTCTCCTTCAACATTCCCGGCGGACGCTGTGAAACCTGCCAGGGCGATGGCACGGTGACGGTCGAGATGCAATTTCTCGCCGACGTAGAACTCATTTGCGAAGAGTGCAAAGGCGCTCGTTACATGCCCACGGTGCTGGCAATCCGCTACAAGGGCAAGAACATTCATGAAGTGCTGAACCTCACGGTCCGTGAAGCCATGCACTTCTTTTCCGGACATCCCAAGATCACGGACAAGCTGCGCGTGCTGGAGGAAGTGGGCCTGGGCTATTTGCGGCTGGGACAGTCTGCCACCACGCTGAGCGGCGGCGAAGCCCAGCGCATGAAGCTAGCGGCGCATCTCATGCCTGCGGGACGGCCGCGCGCCTTTGCTTCCGGCTCTGAAACCGACGAGGAACGCGAGCAGCGCAAGCAAGCCCGCGCCGGAAAAGGCACGCTGTATATCTTCGATGAACCCACCACCGGCCTGCACTTTGACGACGTCAGCAAACTGCTGGCCGCCTTCCGCAAACTGATTGAAGCCGGCGGCTCGGTGCTGGTGATTGAACACAACCTTGACG
- a CDS encoding AAA family ATPase yields MPIREVHVTGYRSVRELRLKLRQINVLIGPNASGKSNLYNSVFLLAKAAAGGFARVIADEGGMTSVVWAGERKGRSLPSSRMESVRMGLGVKTDSFNYDLVCGLPKPSRSAFDLDPEVKEERVWMESPRGMKVTFFDRNSERAWILDREERLSDYSGELLPTESVLSQLREPHLYPELSALRAEMSQWRFYHHFRTDHESPLRHPQVGVRTPVLSHDGRDLAAALQTILEVGQEEDLRESIRQAFPGASLVIEHNSESGTFAVALRMPGLKRTLRARELSDGTLRYLCLMAALLSPRPPALLALNEPETSLHPDLLEPLAKQMVNASRNSQLWVVTHSQRLAELVEQYSGESPVRLELNGGETRVVGQKLVEISEEAG; encoded by the coding sequence GTGCCCATTCGAGAAGTCCACGTTACCGGCTACCGGTCAGTCCGCGAACTAAGGTTGAAGCTGCGCCAGATCAATGTGCTGATTGGTCCCAACGCCTCCGGCAAGAGCAACCTTTACAACTCCGTGTTCCTGCTGGCCAAGGCGGCTGCGGGAGGATTTGCCCGGGTCATCGCTGACGAAGGCGGCATGACGTCAGTGGTTTGGGCGGGCGAGCGCAAAGGCCGGAGTCTCCCTTCGTCGCGCATGGAGTCCGTGCGCATGGGCTTGGGCGTGAAGACCGACTCGTTCAACTACGATCTGGTCTGTGGTTTGCCCAAACCTTCACGCTCGGCCTTTGATCTTGATCCGGAAGTGAAAGAAGAACGCGTATGGATGGAAAGCCCGCGCGGCATGAAGGTAACTTTTTTTGACCGCAACTCGGAGCGCGCGTGGATTCTGGACCGCGAAGAGCGCCTCTCCGACTACTCCGGCGAACTGCTGCCCACCGAATCGGTGCTCTCGCAGTTGCGTGAGCCGCATCTTTATCCTGAGCTTTCCGCTCTGCGCGCGGAGATGAGCCAGTGGCGCTTCTACCACCATTTCCGCACGGACCACGAGTCACCACTGCGTCATCCGCAGGTTGGCGTGCGAACGCCGGTGCTGAGCCATGACGGCCGCGATCTGGCCGCGGCGCTGCAGACCATTCTGGAAGTCGGACAGGAAGAAGACCTGCGCGAGTCTATCCGCCAGGCGTTTCCCGGAGCCAGCCTGGTGATCGAGCACAACTCGGAAAGCGGCACGTTCGCCGTTGCGTTGCGCATGCCGGGATTGAAACGCACGCTGCGCGCCCGCGAACTCTCGGACGGTACACTGCGCTATCTATGTCTTATGGCAGCGCTGCTCAGCCCGCGTCCGCCGGCGCTTCTGGCGCTCAACGAACCGGAAACCAGCCTGCACCCCGACCTGCTTGAGCCGCTGGCCAAGCAGATGGTGAACGCATCCCGCAATTCCCAGCTCTGGGTGGTCACACATTCGCAACGCCTCGCCGAACTGGTGGAACAATATTCCGGCGAATCGCCTGTACGACTGGAGTTGAACGGCGGCGAGACGCGCGTGGTCGGGCAGAAGCTGGTGGAGATCAGCGAAGAAGCCGGTTAG
- a CDS encoding ammonium transporter has product MRNRCLIGFTVCIFYLLPLRIVAQTPGSPAAPAAASATAAAQNDRLARVEQQLADAKSSADNAWMLTSSALVLMMTGPGLALFYGGLVRKKNVLATMMQSLALMAIVTVTWAIFGYSLAFGPGNSFIGGFHNLLLHGVGAAPDTDYAATIPAQTFMVYQLMFAIITPALITGAFAERMKFSAMVVFMVLWSIVVYSPMAHMVWGKGGLLNAALGGRFPTLDFAGGTVVHITSGVSALVCALYMGKRIGYPKNAMPPHSVVLSFIGACLVWVGWFGFNAGSALGAGSLATSAFVATHFAAAAAVIGWSAAEWKRNGKPSALGAISGGVAGLVAITPAAGFVSPMAALAIGLIAGFCCYWMVSRVKNRFGYDDTLDAFGVHGAGGTVGALLTGVFAISAVNPMFKDAKGNVLPSGMLEGNGHQMLNQLTGVAIAWGLAIVGTLLILWLVDKTIGLRVSEEHEIQGLDLSQHGEEGYYWETSA; this is encoded by the coding sequence ATGCGAAATCGCTGCCTGATCGGTTTCACTGTCTGCATCTTCTATCTATTGCCTCTGCGAATTGTGGCGCAGACTCCGGGAAGCCCGGCGGCGCCCGCGGCAGCGTCTGCTACGGCTGCGGCGCAGAATGACCGTCTGGCCCGCGTGGAGCAGCAATTGGCGGACGCCAAGAGCTCCGCCGACAATGCCTGGATGCTCACCAGCTCCGCCCTGGTGCTGATGATGACCGGCCCCGGTCTGGCCCTCTTTTACGGTGGCCTGGTGCGCAAGAAAAACGTTTTGGCCACCATGATGCAGAGCCTGGCCTTGATGGCGATTGTCACCGTCACCTGGGCCATCTTCGGATACAGCCTGGCGTTCGGGCCGGGCAACAGCTTCATCGGAGGCTTCCACAACCTCCTCCTGCATGGCGTGGGAGCGGCGCCGGACACCGACTATGCCGCCACCATCCCGGCACAGACCTTCATGGTCTACCAGCTGATGTTTGCCATCATCACCCCGGCGCTGATCACCGGCGCGTTCGCTGAACGCATGAAGTTCAGCGCCATGGTGGTGTTCATGGTGCTGTGGTCGATCGTGGTGTACAGCCCCATGGCCCACATGGTTTGGGGCAAGGGCGGCCTGCTGAACGCTGCGTTGGGCGGACGCTTTCCCACGCTCGACTTCGCCGGCGGCACCGTGGTCCACATCACGTCCGGCGTTTCCGCGCTGGTGTGCGCGCTGTACATGGGGAAGAGAATCGGTTATCCAAAGAATGCCATGCCGCCGCACAGCGTGGTGCTCAGCTTTATTGGCGCGTGCCTGGTGTGGGTGGGATGGTTCGGCTTCAACGCCGGCAGCGCACTCGGCGCCGGCAGCCTGGCCACCAGCGCGTTCGTGGCCACCCATTTTGCCGCCGCCGCAGCGGTGATCGGCTGGAGCGCGGCGGAGTGGAAACGCAATGGCAAACCCAGCGCGCTGGGCGCCATCTCCGGCGGAGTGGCCGGACTGGTGGCCATTACTCCGGCCGCAGGCTTTGTCAGCCCGATGGCCGCGCTGGCCATTGGACTCATCGCCGGCTTCTGCTGCTATTGGATGGTGTCCAGGGTGAAGAACCGCTTTGGTTACGATGACACGCTGGACGCTTTCGGCGTTCACGGCGCCGGCGGCACGGTCGGCGCATTGCTCACTGGCGTCTTCGCCATCAGCGCGGTCAATCCCATGTTCAAGGACGCCAAAGGAAATGTGCTGCCGTCCGGCATGCTGGAAGGCAACGGCCATCAGATGCTGAACCAGCTTACGGGAGTGGCCATCGCCTGGGGACTGGCCATTGTGGGCACGCTGCTGATCCTGTGGCTGGTGGACAAGACGATCGGCCTGCGCGTATCGGAAGAGCATGAAATTCAGGGCCTGGATCTCTCGCAGCACGGCGAAGAAGGTTATTACTGGGAAACATCGGCATAA
- a CDS encoding P-II family nitrogen regulator has translation MTKIEAIIRTSKLDAVKDALHEIGVEGMTVLEVRGHGRQKGHTEFYRGQEYTVDLIPKTKIELVLDDDMAEKVVQTIMNSARTGKIGDGKIFLSRIDEVIRIRNEERGPGAL, from the coding sequence ATGACCAAGATTGAAGCGATTATTCGCACCTCCAAACTGGACGCGGTGAAAGACGCGCTGCATGAAATCGGCGTGGAAGGCATGACCGTCCTGGAAGTCCGCGGCCACGGCCGGCAAAAGGGCCACACCGAGTTCTATCGCGGACAGGAATACACCGTGGACCTGATTCCCAAAACCAAGATCGAGCTGGTGCTGGATGACGATATGGCGGAAAAAGTCGTCCAGACCATCATGAATTCCGCGCGCACCGGAAAGATCGGCGACGGAAAGATCTTTCTCTCGCGCATAGACGAGGTCATCCGCATTCGCAATGAAGAGCGGGGCCCGGGCGCTCTTTGA
- the glnD gene encoding [protein-PII] uridylyltransferase, with translation MSTAALSSGQLRDLYTGESARIQQEFTSTGNGRAAVLQRAQLLDQIMVRLWETFLSRQTGGKLALAAVGGYGRSSLFPFSDVDLLLLHADREAEAAAKDAVRAFSQELWDLGIKLSPASRTLEECDRFDPNNAEFSISLLDCRFLAGDRELFARLRDKVVLKLVMRDAQLLVQRLVELARARHAKYGRTVFHLEPNIKDAPGGLRDYNVSHWLALISSMEKLQSWPDERALLPASMRKQVDAALDFLTSVRCFLHIRHGRDDNSLTWSAQDEAAARKIGVSDAAALTAADWMRIYFSHARNVHRVSLQLLDEVPAAWSSIYRQFQSWKSRVSNSEFSVVHNMVFLQDSAAIQDPETLLRLFHFIAQHGLKLSTTTEQHVEQVLPSMAATPPRGAELWIYLQEVLLQPHAADALRAMHALRFLTLVLPELKATDALVVRDYYHRFTVDEHSILAIDSLHQLRQSPAEWDQRYAELLNELEQPELLYLSLLLHDVGKGAPQGSGGHIAAGMELAQSCLERLDLEPQDRDTVLFLIANHLEMSAAMRRDIFDPETVRAFAEKLQSPERLKMLCLMTFADIKAVNPEALTPWKAENIWQLYIETANYLNLSMDQRLHAGSQEEDQLLRTISPVAGKKLKPFLEGLPRRYLATCSAKEVLLHLEMAGALKTEPVQLALERGRHWFDLTLVTMDRPLLFAQVTGVLAAWGMSIVKAGAYSNSAGVVVDTFHFTDRFRTLELNLPEWERFKRSIRDVLNGHADLEKMLRDRLRSSKTAGSRTKIQTRLEFNQTSSARCTVLQVIAQDRPGLLYRISSRLAHQKCNIEIALIDTEGEMAIDVFYLTANGAKLNAELEKKVREALVGELIEE, from the coding sequence ATGAGCACAGCAGCGCTATCCAGCGGCCAATTGCGCGACCTGTACACCGGGGAATCGGCGCGCATCCAGCAGGAATTTACATCCACCGGCAACGGCCGCGCCGCCGTCCTGCAACGCGCGCAACTGCTGGACCAGATCATGGTCCGGCTGTGGGAAACGTTTCTTTCGCGGCAAACCGGCGGCAAGCTTGCTCTTGCTGCCGTCGGCGGATACGGACGCAGCAGCCTGTTTCCGTTCTCTGACGTTGACCTCCTTCTTTTGCACGCTGATCGCGAAGCTGAAGCCGCAGCGAAAGACGCCGTGCGCGCCTTCTCCCAGGAGCTGTGGGACCTGGGTATCAAGCTCAGTCCGGCTAGCCGGACTCTGGAAGAATGCGACCGTTTTGATCCCAACAACGCGGAGTTCTCCATCTCACTGCTCGATTGCCGCTTCCTGGCGGGCGATCGCGAGCTGTTCGCCCGGCTTCGCGACAAAGTTGTGCTGAAGCTGGTCATGCGTGACGCGCAACTCCTGGTCCAGCGGCTGGTGGAACTGGCGCGCGCGCGCCATGCCAAATACGGCAGGACCGTTTTCCATCTTGAGCCCAACATCAAAGACGCGCCCGGCGGGCTGCGTGATTACAACGTGTCGCACTGGCTGGCCCTGATTTCTTCCATGGAGAAGCTCCAGAGCTGGCCGGACGAGCGCGCGTTGTTGCCTGCTTCCATGCGCAAACAAGTGGACGCGGCGCTGGACTTCCTGACGTCCGTCCGCTGCTTTCTCCACATCCGCCACGGCCGGGACGACAATTCACTCACCTGGTCAGCGCAGGACGAAGCCGCCGCACGCAAGATCGGAGTCTCCGACGCCGCAGCCCTGACCGCCGCCGACTGGATGCGCATCTACTTCAGCCACGCCCGCAACGTCCATCGCGTAAGCCTGCAATTGCTCGACGAAGTCCCCGCCGCGTGGTCGTCCATTTACCGGCAATTCCAGAGCTGGAAGTCGCGCGTGTCGAATTCCGAGTTCTCCGTGGTCCACAACATGGTTTTCCTGCAGGACTCAGCGGCGATCCAAGATCCGGAAACGCTGCTGCGGCTGTTTCATTTCATCGCCCAGCACGGTCTCAAGCTCAGCACCACCACGGAACAGCATGTGGAACAGGTATTGCCGTCCATGGCGGCAACGCCGCCGCGCGGCGCGGAGCTGTGGATTTATCTCCAGGAAGTCCTGTTGCAGCCGCACGCCGCCGACGCGCTGCGCGCCATGCATGCCCTGCGTTTTCTCACGCTGGTGCTGCCGGAACTCAAAGCCACTGACGCCCTGGTGGTGCGCGACTACTACCATCGCTTCACCGTGGACGAGCATTCCATCCTGGCGATAGACAGCTTGCATCAGCTCCGCCAGTCGCCGGCGGAGTGGGACCAGCGCTACGCCGAGCTGTTGAACGAACTCGAGCAACCGGAGTTGCTTTATCTCTCGCTCCTTCTGCACGACGTGGGCAAAGGCGCGCCGCAGGGCAGCGGCGGCCACATCGCCGCCGGAATGGAACTCGCCCAGAGCTGCCTGGAGCGGCTGGATCTGGAGCCCCAAGACCGCGACACCGTGCTGTTCCTCATCGCCAACCATCTGGAAATGTCAGCCGCCATGCGGCGTGACATTTTTGATCCGGAAACCGTGCGTGCCTTCGCGGAGAAATTGCAATCGCCGGAACGCCTGAAGATGCTCTGCCTGATGACCTTTGCCGACATCAAAGCCGTCAACCCGGAAGCGCTCACTCCGTGGAAGGCGGAAAACATCTGGCAGCTGTACATTGAGACCGCCAATTACCTGAACCTGAGCATGGACCAGCGCCTGCATGCCGGGTCGCAGGAAGAGGACCAGCTGCTGCGCACGATCTCACCCGTGGCCGGCAAGAAACTTAAACCGTTTCTTGAAGGCCTGCCGCGGCGATATCTGGCTACTTGCTCGGCCAAAGAAGTTCTCTTGCACCTGGAAATGGCCGGCGCATTGAAGACTGAGCCGGTGCAACTCGCGCTGGAACGCGGGCGCCACTGGTTTGATCTCACGCTGGTTACCATGGACCGTCCGTTGCTGTTTGCCCAGGTCACCGGCGTGCTGGCCGCGTGGGGCATGAGTATCGTCAAAGCCGGCGCGTATTCCAACTCCGCCGGCGTGGTGGTTGACACCTTCCACTTCACTGACCGTTTTCGCACGCTGGAACTCAACCTTCCTGAATGGGAGCGCTTCAAACGCAGCATCCGCGACGTGCTGAACGGGCATGCCGATCTGGAGAAAATGCTGCGCGACCGCCTGCGCTCCAGCAAGACTGCCGGCAGCCGGACGAAGATCCAGACGCGCCTGGAATTCAACCAAACCAGCTCCGCGCGCTGCACCGTGCTGCAGGTGATCGCCCAGGACCGTCCCGGACTGCTGTATCGCATCAGCTCTCGCCTGGCCCATCAGAAATGCAACATCGAGATCGCGCTCATTGATACCGAAGGCGAGATGGCGATTGACGTTTTCTACCTCACCGCGAACGGCGCCAAGCTCAATGCGGAGCTGGAGAAGAAGGTGAGGGAAGCGCTGGTGGGAGAGTTGATAGAGGAGTAG
- a CDS encoding aspartate aminotransferase family protein, with product MTKEEILKKHKQYLFPSVSTYYTDPLVTDHASMQYLWDTEGKKYLDFFGGIVTISVGHCNPRVTSKVKAQVDKLQHASTVFPNEGIVALAEKLAQITPGEISQTYFSNSGTEANETAIQLARMFTGHFEVVALRHGYSGRSQLAQSLTGHGTWRKSLPSPVQGIVHAMNAYCYRCPLGKTYPSCEVACAKDVEAVIQTTTSGQIAAFIAEPIQGVGGFITPPKEYFKIVFKIVKDYGGLFISDEVQTAWGRTGKRWFGIEQWEVTPDIITSAKGLANGAPVGVTMTRPEIAASFKGLQISTFGGNPVTSVAAKATIDLIEEDRLMDNAATVGSYYRAGLESLKDKFDQIGDVRGMGLMQALEFVKDRVSKEPSPEATNKFMEECRKRGLLVGKGGLFNNVVRTSPPLNITKTDVDEAIKIMDQALTAMSPALAGAAAR from the coding sequence ATGACCAAAGAAGAAATCCTCAAAAAACATAAGCAGTACCTGTTCCCCTCCGTCTCAACTTATTACACTGACCCGCTGGTCACCGACCACGCATCCATGCAGTACCTGTGGGACACCGAGGGCAAGAAGTACCTGGATTTCTTTGGCGGCATCGTGACCATTTCCGTGGGGCATTGCAATCCGCGGGTCACGTCCAAGGTAAAGGCGCAGGTGGACAAGCTGCAGCACGCGTCCACCGTGTTCCCGAATGAAGGTATCGTCGCGTTGGCGGAAAAGCTGGCGCAGATCACTCCCGGCGAAATCAGCCAGACCTACTTCAGCAACAGCGGAACGGAAGCCAACGAGACCGCTATCCAACTAGCGCGCATGTTCACCGGACACTTTGAAGTAGTTGCGCTGCGCCATGGCTACAGCGGACGCTCGCAACTGGCGCAGTCGCTCACCGGACACGGCACCTGGCGGAAGTCGCTGCCTTCACCGGTGCAGGGCATCGTCCACGCGATGAATGCTTACTGCTACCGCTGCCCGCTGGGGAAGACTTATCCCAGTTGTGAAGTGGCGTGCGCCAAAGACGTTGAAGCGGTCATTCAAACCACTACTTCAGGCCAGATTGCCGCGTTCATCGCCGAACCGATTCAGGGTGTGGGCGGGTTTATCACGCCGCCCAAAGAATATTTCAAGATCGTGTTCAAGATCGTGAAAGACTACGGCGGGCTGTTCATCTCTGACGAAGTGCAGACCGCTTGGGGACGCACCGGGAAACGCTGGTTCGGCATTGAGCAGTGGGAAGTCACGCCGGACATCATCACGTCGGCGAAAGGCCTGGCCAACGGCGCGCCGGTGGGCGTGACCATGACGCGTCCGGAGATTGCCGCCAGCTTCAAGGGCCTGCAGATTTCCACGTTCGGCGGAAACCCGGTGACGTCCGTTGCGGCCAAAGCGACCATTGACTTGATCGAAGAAGACCGCCTCATGGACAACGCCGCCACCGTGGGCAGCTACTATCGCGCGGGACTGGAAAGCCTCAAAGACAAGTTCGACCAGATTGGCGACGTCCGCGGCATGGGCCTGATGCAGGCGCTGGAATTCGTGAAAGACCGCGTGAGCAAAGAGCCATCGCCCGAAGCGACAAACAAGTTCATGGAAGAGTGCCGCAAACGCGGACTGCTCGTGGGCAAAGGCGGGCTGTTCAACAACGTGGTGCGCACCTCTCCGCCGTTGAACATCACCAAGACTGACGTGGACGAAGCCATCAAGATCATGGACCAGGCGTTGACGGCGATGTCTCCGGCGCTGGCGGGAGCGGCGGCGCGGTAG
- a CDS encoding AhpC/TSA family protein, whose protein sequence is MREYEEQFRSKGAKLVAIGLGGTDYARHFREQTGINFPLLIDEDRQTYRALELRKANLLHLFRGDNMRARKRAKAIGVRQHRLGKDPFQLGGSFVFAPGNKDLFAHVSQTFGDNAQPKDLLTAIA, encoded by the coding sequence TTGCGCGAATATGAAGAGCAGTTTCGCAGCAAGGGCGCCAAGCTGGTGGCGATTGGACTGGGCGGGACTGACTACGCCCGCCACTTCCGCGAGCAAACCGGGATCAACTTCCCGCTTCTGATTGACGAGGACCGCCAGACCTACAGAGCGCTGGAACTGCGTAAAGCAAATCTGCTCCACCTGTTCCGCGGCGACAACATGCGGGCCCGCAAGCGCGCCAAAGCTATTGGCGTGCGCCAGCATCGCCTGGGCAAAGATCCGTTTCAACTGGGCGGCAGCTTCGTGTTCGCGCCGGGAAACAAAGACCTGTTCGCGCACGTCAGCCAGACGTTCGGCGACAACGCCCAGCCCAAGGACTTGCTGACGGCTATCGCCTAG